One window from the genome of Paramormyrops kingsleyae isolate MSU_618 chromosome 3, PKINGS_0.4, whole genome shotgun sequence encodes:
- the LOC111857481 gene encoding receptor-type tyrosine-protein phosphatase zeta-like isoform X2 yields the protein MEVTRNRLIIFILFQIGDVAYGYYRTQRKFTEDIDWSYAGSLNQDNWAKRYPSCSSAKQSPINIDDDFAPVMLQFQGLQLEGFKQDTPEGTTIHNDGKTVAISLDAEYYITGGGLRSRFKVGRITFHWGTCNASSDGSEHSLNGVKFPLEMQIFGYEAGEFKSIDDALKEGGKLTALSVLFETSAVDNENYESIINGVNAVNRFGKTATLEPFSLLGLLPNSTQKYYAYNGSLTTPPCSETVEWIVFRDTASISETQLEMFCEVMTMQQAGFVMLMDYLQNNFRQQQPQFMGQVFASYTGTEEVLAPVCSSEPENVQAEPHNYTGLLVMWERPRAVYDRDIEKYAVTYQQLGAGDQPRLEYLTDGDQDVGAIIEDLSVNVSYTIQVAAVCTDSQYGRASERLVVDMPLDDPETKSDSDPDHGYLDYTETEDDNKLNAEIHQPDRKQATVEEPTPSSSFRPNFLFPGVTTALPVLRRITAEYSPSWSMEQTHMRGNTEPPTAGQGRRMGGLVTSAYLDDVLTKAASASSAATLTSTASNWALYGPGVPTLESVMSHPATESTPIPEILAGQTSSAPLFGVPLWPTSPVSQQPPSATPSETVSQTTNVVPASAQSPTPVLTWALPTDSLPPSPSASLESGSTPTEGQADSSASGSAVHPDSQEDVDQELEGGRVYEMATPTSPPSAPDPAVVPTGKGQDSDDRYSGRSSSFYFEAENEGSSSTGEMEEAEPRPRMLGRAEEGSASGQGSSGSLYDNETSTDFSISEYSGRQSEDATEAEVSDSSPESRMAPAGLESQGRQATIPLAVVAALTLLSLLVLVGILIYWRTCFQTAHFYIEDSSSPRVIRSANALMLPSADDHPAVSAKQFVKRVAELHSSDGFSREFEEIQAGTLDLGITVDSSQHPDNKNKNRYLNILAYDHSRVKLSSSPGKERRSGDYINANYVDGFNKPRCYIATQGPLRSSVEDFWRMIWEQNVGVIVMITNLVEKARRKCDQYWPRENQEEFGSFMVTLRSTKVLAYYTQRTFTLRNTKVKKAKGHERTVVQYHYTQWPDMGVPEYVLPVLTFVRKSSRARTADMGPIAVHCSAGVGRTGTYIVLDSMLQQIKEQGTVNVLGFLKHIRMQRSYLVQTEEQYVFIYDALVEAILSRETEVLSAHIHSYVNNLLIQGPSGHTHLEKQFKMITKVNTKQGDYSTALKPCNRDKNRTSSVFPVERSRVCLSMLAGETSDYINASYVMGYHHSCEFIVTQRPLPSTMPDFWRMVWDHSSQVIVALQGQAEDYAYWPARGQPIRYETFSVTFTGEDHICLSNEEMLVVQDFILEATQDDYVLAVRQYLAPRWPDPDGPISNTFELISTVGRTSAPQDGPMVVYDNHGGVAAATFCTLKTLVNQLEEEKSIDVYQVVRMTNLMRPGVFTDIDQYQFLYKAILSLVSTKEDEHTLHTADNGTVPARTGNAAESLESLV from the exons GTGACGTGGCGTATGGCTACTACAGGACGCAGCGCAAGTTCACCGAGGACATCGACTGGTCATACGCAG GGAGCTTAAACCAAGACAACTGGGCCAAGCGGTACCCGTCCTGCAGCAGCGCCAAGCAATCACCCATCAACATTGACGATGACTTCGCCCCGGTCATGCTACAGTTCCAGGGACTGCAGCTGGAGGGCTTCAAACAGGACACCCCAGAAGGCACCACCATCCACAACGACGGGAAGACTG TTGCTATCAGCCTTGATGCCGAGTACTACATCACCGGCGGGGGACTGAGGTCCAGGTTCAAGGTGGGCAGGATTACCTTCCACTGGGGCACGTGCAACGCATCGTCCGATGGCTCCGAGCACAGCCTCAATGGCGTCAAGTTCCCCCTGGAG ATGCAGATCTTTGGCTACGAAGCGGGAGAGTTTAAGTCGATCGATGATGCTCTGAAGGAGGGGGGAAAGCTGACCGCTCTGTCTGTGCTCTTTGAG ACCAGCGCAGTTGATAACGAGAACTATGAATCTATTATCAACGGTGTCAACGCTGTCAATCGATTTG GTAAAACCGCCACTCTAGAGCCCTTCTCCTTGCTGGGCCTGTTGCCAAACTCCACGCAGAAGTACTATGCCTACAACGGGTCCCTGACCACGCCGCCATGCTCGGAGACCGTGGAGTGGATCGTCTTTAGAGACACGGCGTCCATCTCGGAAACCCAG CTGGAGATGTTCTGTGAGGTGATGACCATGCAGCAAGCCGGGTTTGTCATGCTGATGGACTACTTGCAGAACAACTTCCGGCAGCAGCAGCCCCAGTTCATGGGCCAGGTGTTCGCCTCCTACACCGGCACAGAGGAGGTCCTCGCGCCTG TCTGCAGCTCGGAGCCGGAGAACGTGCAGGCGGAACCGCACAACTACACTGGCCTCCTGGTGATGTGGGAGAGGCCGCGCGCCGTCTACGACCGCGACATCGAGAAGTACGCCGTCACCTACCAGCAGCTGGGGGCCGGGGACCAGCCCCGACTGGAGTACCTGACGGACGGAGACCAGGATGTG GGGGCGATAATCGAGGACCTTTCGGTCAACGTCAGCTATACGATCCAAGTTGCGGCAGTGTGCACCGACAGTCAGTACGGCCGCGCCAGCGAGCGGCTGGTCGTGGACATGCCCCTGGATGACCCCG AGACCAAGAGCGATTCTGATCCTGACCATGGCTATTTAGATTACACTGAAACAGAGGATGACAATAAG CTAAATGCAGAAATACACCAACCAGACCGGAAGCAGGCGACGGTAGAAGAGCCGACCCCGTCCAGTTCGTTCCGGCCCAACTTCCTGTTCCCTGGCGTCACGACTGCCTTGCCAGTCCTGAGGAGGATCACAGCGGAGTATTCGCCTTCCTGGTCCATGGAGCAGACCCACATGAGGGGGAACACGGAGCCGCCCACAGCCGGACAGGGCCGACGAATGGGAGGCCTTGTCACCAGCGCTTACCTTGATGACGTTCTCACCAAAGCGGCTTCTGCAAGTTCTGCCGCAACTCTGACGTCTACTGCTAGTAACTGGGCCCTCTATGGTCCAGGGGTCCCCACGCTGGAGAGCGTGATGTCACATCCTGCTACTGAATCGACCCCCATCCCGGAGATCCTGGCGGGCCAAACCTCCTCGGCCCCCCTCTTTGGCGTCCCACTGTGGCCCACGAGCCCAGTTTCCCAGCAACCCCCGAGTGCCACACCCTCCGAAACTGTCTCCCAGACCACCAATG TGGTCCCGGCCAGCGCCCAGAGCCCCACGCCAGTCCTCACTTGGGCCCTGCCCACAGATtcccttcccccctcccccagcgcCTCCCTGGAAAGTGGCTCCACCCCCACGGAGGGGCAGGCTGACAGTAGTGCTTCAGGCTCCGCGGTGCACCCGGACTCCCAGGAGGATGTAGATCAGGAGTTGGAGGGGGGCCGGGTCTATGAGATGGCCACACCCACCAGTCCCCCCTCAGCACCGGACCCGGCGGTGGTGCCGACCGGCAAGGGGCAGGACAGCGACGACAGATACAGTGGGCGCTCCTCGTCGTTCTACTTTGAGGCCGAGAACGAGGGCAGTAGCAGCACCGGTGAGATGGAGGAGGCGGAGCCCAGGCCACGGATGCTGGGCAGGGCCGAGGAAGGCAGCGCCTCAGGCCAGGGCTCGTCCGGGAGCCTCTACGACAACGAGACCTCCACAGACTTCAGTATCTCAGAGTACTCAGGCAGGCAGTCTGAGGATGCCACGGAGGCAG AGGTGAGCGACAGCAGCCCTGAATCCCGGATGGCGCCGGCGGGGCTGGAGAGCCAGGGGAGGCAAGCTACTATCCCGTTGGCCGTGGTGGCTGCACTCACCCTCCTGAGCCTGCTGGTGCTGGTGGGAATCCTCATCTACTGGAG GACGTGCTTTCAAACCGCTCACTTCTACATCGAGGACAGCTCCTCTCCCAGGGTTATCCGCTCCGCAAACGCTCTCATGCTCCCGTCTGCAG ATGACCACCCGGCTGTCTCCGCAAAGCAGTTCGTCAAACGGGTGGCTGAACTTCACAGCTCCGACGGCTTTTCTCGGGAGTTTGAG GAGATCCAGGCAGGCACTCTGGACCTGGGCATCACCGTGGACAGCTCCCAGCACCCGGACAACAAGAACAAGAATCGATACCTCAACATCCTGGCCT aCGATCATAGTCGTGTCAAACTGTCCTCCAGTCCTGGTAAAGAGAGACGGAGTGGAGATTACATCAATGCCAATTACGTGGAT GGCTTCAATAAACCCAGATGCTACATTGCAACCCAGGGTCCGCTCAGGTCGAGCGTGGAGGATTTCTGGAGGATGATCTGGGAGCAAAACGTGGGCGTGATCGTCATGATCACCAACCTGGTAGAGAAGGCCCGG CGGAAGTGTGACCAGTATTGGCCCCGGGAGAACCAGGAGGAGTTTGGCAGCTTCATGGTCACACTAAGGAGCACCAAGGTCTTGGCCTACTACACCCAAAGAACCTTCACCCTGAGAAACACCAAGGTCAAGAAG GCGAAGGGCCATGAGCGAACTGTGGTTCAGTACCACTACACCCAGTGGCCCGACATGGGCGTCCCTGAATACGTCCTGCCGGTGCTCACCTTTGTGCGGAAGTCATCCCGGGCTAGAACTGCAGACATGGGGCCCATTGCGGTGCATTGCAG CGCTGGTGTAGGTAGAACAGGCACCTACATTGTCCTGGACAGCATGTTACAGCAGATCAAGGAGCAAGGGACGGTGAATGTTCTGGGCTTCTTGAAACACATACGAATGCAGAGGAGCTATCTGGTACAGACTGAG GAGCAGTACGTCTTCATCTATGACGCCCTGGTGGAGGCCATCTTGAGCAGGGAGACAGAGGTTCTTTCTGCCCACATCCACAGCTATGTGAACAACCTTCTGATTCAGGGGCCGTCTGGCCACACACACCTGGAGAAGCAGTTCAAG ATGATAACCAAGGTCAACACCAAGCAAGGCGACTACTCTACTGCCCTGAAACCGTGCAACAGGGATAAAAACAGGACCTCCTCAGTCTTTCCTG TGGAGAGATCCAGAGTGTGTCTGTCAATGTTGGCGGGGGAGACATCGGACTACATCAACGCATCCTATGTCATG GGATACCACCACAGCTGTGAGTTCATTGTGACCCAAAGGCCACTTCCCAGCACCATGCCGGACTTCTGGAGAATGGTCTGGGATCACAGCAGTCAGGTCATTGTGGCACTGCAAGGCCAG GCAGAAGATTATGCCTACTGGCCAGCCAGAGGCCAGCCTATCCGATACGAGACGTTCTCCGTCACCTTCACAGGAGAAGACCACATTTGCCTGTCCAATGAGGAGATGCTGGTGGTGCAGGACTTTATTCTGGAGGCCACGCAG gatgacTACGTGCTGGCCGTGCGGCAGTACCTAGCACCTCGGTGGCCCGACCCGGACGGCCCCATCAGCAACACCTTCGAGCTGATCAGCACTGTAGGAAGGACCAGCGCCCCCCAGGACGGACCCATGGTGGTGTACGACAA CCATGGGGGTGTGGCTGCCGCAACCTTCTGCACCCTCAAGACCCTGGTGAaccagctggaggaggagaagTCCATAGATGTCTATCAGGTGGTCAGGATGACTAACTTGATGAGACCGGGAGTCTTCACAGACATC GATCAGTACCAGTTCCTGTACAAGGCCATCCTGAGCCTGGTGAGCACAAAAGAGGACGAGCACACCCTCCACACGGCTGACAATGGCACAGTGCCGGCCCGCACCGGTAATGCCGCCGAGAGCTTGGAGTCTCTAGTGTAA
- the LOC111857481 gene encoding receptor-type tyrosine-protein phosphatase zeta-like isoform X1, giving the protein MEVTRNRLIIFILFQIGDVAYGYYRTQRKFTEDIDWSYAGSLNQDNWAKRYPSCSSAKQSPINIDDDFAPVMLQFQGLQLEGFKQDTPEGTTIHNDGKTVAISLDAEYYITGGGLRSRFKVGRITFHWGTCNASSDGSEHSLNGVKFPLEMQIFGYEAGEFKSIDDALKEGGKLTALSVLFETSAVDNENYESIINGVNAVNRFGKTATLEPFSLLGLLPNSTQKYYAYNGSLTTPPCSETVEWIVFRDTASISETQLEMFCEVMTMQQAGFVMLMDYLQNNFRQQQPQFMGQVFASYTGTEEVLAPVCSSEPENVQAEPHNYTGLLVMWERPRAVYDRDIEKYAVTYQQLGAGDQPRLEYLTDGDQDVGAIIEDLSVNVSYTIQVAAVCTDSQYGRASERLVVDMPLDDPETKSDSDPDHGYLDYTETEDDNKLNAEIHQPDRKQATVEEPTPSSSFRPNFLFPGVTTALPVLRRITAEYSPSWSMEQTHMRGNTEPPTAGQGRRMGGLVTSAYLDDVLTKAASASSAATLTSTASNWALYGPGVPTLESVMSHPATESTPIPEILAGQTSSAPLFGVPLWPTSPVSQQPPSATPSETVSQTTNVVPASAQSPTPVLTWALPTDSLPPSPSASLESGSTPTEGQADSSASGSAVHPDSQEDVDQELEGGRVYEMATPTSPPSAPDPAVVPTGKGQDSDDRYSGRSSSFYFEAENEGSSSTGEMEEAEPRPRMLGRAEEGSASGQGSSGSLYDNETSTDFSISEYSGRQSEDATEAEVSDSSPESRMAPAGLESQGRQATIPLAVVAALTLLSLLVLVGILIYWRTCFQTAHFYIEDSSSPRVIRSANALMLPSADDHPAVSAKQFVKRVAELHSSDGFSREFEILKEFYEEIQAGTLDLGITVDSSQHPDNKNKNRYLNILAYDHSRVKLSSSPGKERRSGDYINANYVDGFNKPRCYIATQGPLRSSVEDFWRMIWEQNVGVIVMITNLVEKARRKCDQYWPRENQEEFGSFMVTLRSTKVLAYYTQRTFTLRNTKVKKAKGHERTVVQYHYTQWPDMGVPEYVLPVLTFVRKSSRARTADMGPIAVHCSAGVGRTGTYIVLDSMLQQIKEQGTVNVLGFLKHIRMQRSYLVQTEEQYVFIYDALVEAILSRETEVLSAHIHSYVNNLLIQGPSGHTHLEKQFKMITKVNTKQGDYSTALKPCNRDKNRTSSVFPVERSRVCLSMLAGETSDYINASYVMGYHHSCEFIVTQRPLPSTMPDFWRMVWDHSSQVIVALQGQAEDYAYWPARGQPIRYETFSVTFTGEDHICLSNEEMLVVQDFILEATQDDYVLAVRQYLAPRWPDPDGPISNTFELISTVGRTSAPQDGPMVVYDNHGGVAAATFCTLKTLVNQLEEEKSIDVYQVVRMTNLMRPGVFTDIDQYQFLYKAILSLVSTKEDEHTLHTADNGTVPARTGNAAESLESLV; this is encoded by the exons GTGACGTGGCGTATGGCTACTACAGGACGCAGCGCAAGTTCACCGAGGACATCGACTGGTCATACGCAG GGAGCTTAAACCAAGACAACTGGGCCAAGCGGTACCCGTCCTGCAGCAGCGCCAAGCAATCACCCATCAACATTGACGATGACTTCGCCCCGGTCATGCTACAGTTCCAGGGACTGCAGCTGGAGGGCTTCAAACAGGACACCCCAGAAGGCACCACCATCCACAACGACGGGAAGACTG TTGCTATCAGCCTTGATGCCGAGTACTACATCACCGGCGGGGGACTGAGGTCCAGGTTCAAGGTGGGCAGGATTACCTTCCACTGGGGCACGTGCAACGCATCGTCCGATGGCTCCGAGCACAGCCTCAATGGCGTCAAGTTCCCCCTGGAG ATGCAGATCTTTGGCTACGAAGCGGGAGAGTTTAAGTCGATCGATGATGCTCTGAAGGAGGGGGGAAAGCTGACCGCTCTGTCTGTGCTCTTTGAG ACCAGCGCAGTTGATAACGAGAACTATGAATCTATTATCAACGGTGTCAACGCTGTCAATCGATTTG GTAAAACCGCCACTCTAGAGCCCTTCTCCTTGCTGGGCCTGTTGCCAAACTCCACGCAGAAGTACTATGCCTACAACGGGTCCCTGACCACGCCGCCATGCTCGGAGACCGTGGAGTGGATCGTCTTTAGAGACACGGCGTCCATCTCGGAAACCCAG CTGGAGATGTTCTGTGAGGTGATGACCATGCAGCAAGCCGGGTTTGTCATGCTGATGGACTACTTGCAGAACAACTTCCGGCAGCAGCAGCCCCAGTTCATGGGCCAGGTGTTCGCCTCCTACACCGGCACAGAGGAGGTCCTCGCGCCTG TCTGCAGCTCGGAGCCGGAGAACGTGCAGGCGGAACCGCACAACTACACTGGCCTCCTGGTGATGTGGGAGAGGCCGCGCGCCGTCTACGACCGCGACATCGAGAAGTACGCCGTCACCTACCAGCAGCTGGGGGCCGGGGACCAGCCCCGACTGGAGTACCTGACGGACGGAGACCAGGATGTG GGGGCGATAATCGAGGACCTTTCGGTCAACGTCAGCTATACGATCCAAGTTGCGGCAGTGTGCACCGACAGTCAGTACGGCCGCGCCAGCGAGCGGCTGGTCGTGGACATGCCCCTGGATGACCCCG AGACCAAGAGCGATTCTGATCCTGACCATGGCTATTTAGATTACACTGAAACAGAGGATGACAATAAG CTAAATGCAGAAATACACCAACCAGACCGGAAGCAGGCGACGGTAGAAGAGCCGACCCCGTCCAGTTCGTTCCGGCCCAACTTCCTGTTCCCTGGCGTCACGACTGCCTTGCCAGTCCTGAGGAGGATCACAGCGGAGTATTCGCCTTCCTGGTCCATGGAGCAGACCCACATGAGGGGGAACACGGAGCCGCCCACAGCCGGACAGGGCCGACGAATGGGAGGCCTTGTCACCAGCGCTTACCTTGATGACGTTCTCACCAAAGCGGCTTCTGCAAGTTCTGCCGCAACTCTGACGTCTACTGCTAGTAACTGGGCCCTCTATGGTCCAGGGGTCCCCACGCTGGAGAGCGTGATGTCACATCCTGCTACTGAATCGACCCCCATCCCGGAGATCCTGGCGGGCCAAACCTCCTCGGCCCCCCTCTTTGGCGTCCCACTGTGGCCCACGAGCCCAGTTTCCCAGCAACCCCCGAGTGCCACACCCTCCGAAACTGTCTCCCAGACCACCAATG TGGTCCCGGCCAGCGCCCAGAGCCCCACGCCAGTCCTCACTTGGGCCCTGCCCACAGATtcccttcccccctcccccagcgcCTCCCTGGAAAGTGGCTCCACCCCCACGGAGGGGCAGGCTGACAGTAGTGCTTCAGGCTCCGCGGTGCACCCGGACTCCCAGGAGGATGTAGATCAGGAGTTGGAGGGGGGCCGGGTCTATGAGATGGCCACACCCACCAGTCCCCCCTCAGCACCGGACCCGGCGGTGGTGCCGACCGGCAAGGGGCAGGACAGCGACGACAGATACAGTGGGCGCTCCTCGTCGTTCTACTTTGAGGCCGAGAACGAGGGCAGTAGCAGCACCGGTGAGATGGAGGAGGCGGAGCCCAGGCCACGGATGCTGGGCAGGGCCGAGGAAGGCAGCGCCTCAGGCCAGGGCTCGTCCGGGAGCCTCTACGACAACGAGACCTCCACAGACTTCAGTATCTCAGAGTACTCAGGCAGGCAGTCTGAGGATGCCACGGAGGCAG AGGTGAGCGACAGCAGCCCTGAATCCCGGATGGCGCCGGCGGGGCTGGAGAGCCAGGGGAGGCAAGCTACTATCCCGTTGGCCGTGGTGGCTGCACTCACCCTCCTGAGCCTGCTGGTGCTGGTGGGAATCCTCATCTACTGGAG GACGTGCTTTCAAACCGCTCACTTCTACATCGAGGACAGCTCCTCTCCCAGGGTTATCCGCTCCGCAAACGCTCTCATGCTCCCGTCTGCAG ATGACCACCCGGCTGTCTCCGCAAAGCAGTTCGTCAAACGGGTGGCTGAACTTCACAGCTCCGACGGCTTTTCTCGGGAGTTTGAG ATACTGAAAGAGTTCTATGAG GAGATCCAGGCAGGCACTCTGGACCTGGGCATCACCGTGGACAGCTCCCAGCACCCGGACAACAAGAACAAGAATCGATACCTCAACATCCTGGCCT aCGATCATAGTCGTGTCAAACTGTCCTCCAGTCCTGGTAAAGAGAGACGGAGTGGAGATTACATCAATGCCAATTACGTGGAT GGCTTCAATAAACCCAGATGCTACATTGCAACCCAGGGTCCGCTCAGGTCGAGCGTGGAGGATTTCTGGAGGATGATCTGGGAGCAAAACGTGGGCGTGATCGTCATGATCACCAACCTGGTAGAGAAGGCCCGG CGGAAGTGTGACCAGTATTGGCCCCGGGAGAACCAGGAGGAGTTTGGCAGCTTCATGGTCACACTAAGGAGCACCAAGGTCTTGGCCTACTACACCCAAAGAACCTTCACCCTGAGAAACACCAAGGTCAAGAAG GCGAAGGGCCATGAGCGAACTGTGGTTCAGTACCACTACACCCAGTGGCCCGACATGGGCGTCCCTGAATACGTCCTGCCGGTGCTCACCTTTGTGCGGAAGTCATCCCGGGCTAGAACTGCAGACATGGGGCCCATTGCGGTGCATTGCAG CGCTGGTGTAGGTAGAACAGGCACCTACATTGTCCTGGACAGCATGTTACAGCAGATCAAGGAGCAAGGGACGGTGAATGTTCTGGGCTTCTTGAAACACATACGAATGCAGAGGAGCTATCTGGTACAGACTGAG GAGCAGTACGTCTTCATCTATGACGCCCTGGTGGAGGCCATCTTGAGCAGGGAGACAGAGGTTCTTTCTGCCCACATCCACAGCTATGTGAACAACCTTCTGATTCAGGGGCCGTCTGGCCACACACACCTGGAGAAGCAGTTCAAG ATGATAACCAAGGTCAACACCAAGCAAGGCGACTACTCTACTGCCCTGAAACCGTGCAACAGGGATAAAAACAGGACCTCCTCAGTCTTTCCTG TGGAGAGATCCAGAGTGTGTCTGTCAATGTTGGCGGGGGAGACATCGGACTACATCAACGCATCCTATGTCATG GGATACCACCACAGCTGTGAGTTCATTGTGACCCAAAGGCCACTTCCCAGCACCATGCCGGACTTCTGGAGAATGGTCTGGGATCACAGCAGTCAGGTCATTGTGGCACTGCAAGGCCAG GCAGAAGATTATGCCTACTGGCCAGCCAGAGGCCAGCCTATCCGATACGAGACGTTCTCCGTCACCTTCACAGGAGAAGACCACATTTGCCTGTCCAATGAGGAGATGCTGGTGGTGCAGGACTTTATTCTGGAGGCCACGCAG gatgacTACGTGCTGGCCGTGCGGCAGTACCTAGCACCTCGGTGGCCCGACCCGGACGGCCCCATCAGCAACACCTTCGAGCTGATCAGCACTGTAGGAAGGACCAGCGCCCCCCAGGACGGACCCATGGTGGTGTACGACAA CCATGGGGGTGTGGCTGCCGCAACCTTCTGCACCCTCAAGACCCTGGTGAaccagctggaggaggagaagTCCATAGATGTCTATCAGGTGGTCAGGATGACTAACTTGATGAGACCGGGAGTCTTCACAGACATC GATCAGTACCAGTTCCTGTACAAGGCCATCCTGAGCCTGGTGAGCACAAAAGAGGACGAGCACACCCTCCACACGGCTGACAATGGCACAGTGCCGGCCCGCACCGGTAATGCCGCCGAGAGCTTGGAGTCTCTAGTGTAA